One genomic region from Bacillus aquiflavi encodes:
- a CDS encoding hydantoinase/oxoprolinase family protein encodes MERYRVAIDVGGTFTDVFIYNENTKQMYVTKTSSTPANPEIGMLQGLEKSGVKGNEIISFSHGTTVGTNALIERKLPKAAFVTTKGFRDVPEIRRGTKLDLWDAYEDVAPPYIRRRDRFEVTERVDYAGVVVEEIDEQEVRALAKKLQKRGVEAIAISFINAYMNSSNELRVKEIFQEELPNVYICTSSETLPEIFEHERTSTTIVNAVLGPIVSRYIQKLENEMESRNYEGDILVIHSGGGVMTSETVPRYSARLASSGIAAGAIASKYIANLCGFQNAIGLDMGGTSTDISLMYNGELRVTKDWYIEYGYPIGFPSIEILTIGAGGGSLAWVDQGGSLRNGPQSAGAAPGPACYGKGGTEPTNTDANLVLGRLNTRLLDGQMELDKKKSLEAINKIANVYNYSVEEAADAILKVANANMCDAIRLISVRRGYDPRDFALVAFGGAGALHGAYLAKEMEIPTVIVPPHPGVAAAMGCLLVDVRHDVTKTFLANASKVSAKDLEEQFTAMEKEADALLAEEGVERENRHLVRYMDMRYAGQWRSLAVTTARPLQSLAEELDHFHKEHEREFAFSDRNQQVEIYGLRVAAIGVVPKPEIPASEPLGNLADALKEVRQVYFEEASGFVQTNIYSRLHIPVGALINGPAIIEQLDSTIVVPPEFTAEVDRYGNILIHSM; translated from the coding sequence ATGGAACGTTACCGAGTAGCTATCGATGTAGGCGGCACTTTTACAGATGTGTTTATTTATAATGAAAACACAAAACAAATGTATGTTACGAAAACATCTTCAACGCCTGCAAACCCAGAAATCGGCATGCTTCAAGGACTTGAAAAATCAGGTGTGAAGGGAAATGAAATTATTTCCTTTTCCCATGGGACGACAGTAGGAACGAATGCTTTAATTGAAAGAAAGCTTCCGAAAGCAGCTTTTGTTACAACAAAGGGATTTCGGGATGTGCCAGAAATCCGCCGAGGAACAAAGCTTGATCTTTGGGATGCTTATGAAGATGTAGCTCCTCCGTATATCCGTCGCCGCGACCGTTTTGAAGTGACAGAAAGAGTGGATTATGCTGGGGTTGTAGTCGAGGAAATTGATGAACAGGAAGTTCGTGCTTTAGCAAAAAAGTTGCAAAAGCGGGGAGTTGAAGCGATAGCGATCAGCTTTATAAATGCTTACATGAATAGCTCTAATGAATTAAGAGTGAAGGAGATTTTCCAAGAGGAATTGCCAAATGTCTATATTTGTACATCGAGCGAGACGTTACCAGAAATATTTGAACACGAGCGAACGAGTACAACGATCGTGAATGCGGTTCTCGGTCCTATTGTGAGCCGCTATATTCAAAAGCTTGAAAATGAGATGGAGAGCCGCAATTACGAGGGCGACATTCTTGTGATTCATTCAGGAGGAGGTGTTATGACAAGCGAAACGGTTCCGCGCTATTCAGCCCGTCTAGCAAGTTCTGGTATCGCAGCTGGGGCGATTGCGAGTAAATATATTGCTAATCTTTGTGGATTTCAAAATGCTATCGGTCTTGATATGGGTGGAACAAGTACCGATATTTCTCTTATGTATAATGGGGAGCTGAGGGTAACGAAAGACTGGTATATCGAATATGGCTATCCAATTGGGTTTCCTTCGATTGAAATTTTAACAATTGGGGCTGGAGGCGGCAGTCTTGCCTGGGTCGACCAAGGTGGTTCGTTAAGGAATGGACCGCAAAGCGCTGGTGCAGCACCTGGACCTGCCTGTTATGGAAAAGGAGGAACGGAACCGACAAATACTGATGCCAATCTCGTGCTTGGCCGTCTAAATACTAGACTGCTAGATGGGCAGATGGAGTTGGATAAGAAAAAATCGCTTGAAGCAATAAATAAAATTGCAAACGTTTACAATTATTCTGTTGAGGAAGCGGCAGACGCTATTTTAAAAGTAGCAAACGCTAATATGTGTGATGCTATCCGTCTTATTTCTGTACGTCGTGGCTATGATCCTCGGGATTTTGCTCTTGTCGCTTTCGGCGGCGCCGGTGCACTTCACGGTGCATATCTTGCTAAGGAAATGGAAATTCCGACTGTTATCGTTCCCCCTCATCCAGGAGTGGCGGCTGCAATGGGTTGTCTTCTTGTTGATGTCCGCCATGACGTAACGAAAACGTTTTTAGCGAACGCCAGTAAAGTTTCTGCAAAAGATCTAGAAGAACAATTTACGGCAATGGAAAAAGAAGCGGATGCCCTTCTTGCTGAGGAAGGAGTGGAAAGAGAAAACCGCCATCTCGTTCGTTATATGGATATGCGCTATGCAGGTCAATGGCGTTCGCTTGCCGTAACAACTGCCCGTCCGCTTCAATCCCTTGCCGAAGAGCTTGATCATTTTCACAAGGAGCATGAGCGAGAATTCGCTTTCTCTGATCGGAATCAACAGGTAGAAATTTACGGTCTCCGAGTCGCAGCTATCGGCGTTGTGCCGAAGCCAGAAATTCCAGCTAGTGAGCCTTTAGGTAACCTTGCCGATGCTCTTAAAGAAGTACGTCAAGTGTATTTTGAAGAAGCTAGCGGATTTGTGCAAACAAATATTTACAGCCGGCTTCATATCCCTGTTGGAGCTCTCATTAACGGACCTGCTATTATCGAACAACTTGATTCAACGATTGTTGTTCCGCCGGAGTTTACTGCGGAAGTTGATCGCTATGGAAATATTTTAATTCATTCAATGTAA
- a CDS encoding APC family permease has protein sequence MEKKPDVQFDRVLTRVDVLFLAFGAMIGWGWVVLSGEWIIGAGSVGAIIAFLIGGLLVMFVGLTYAELSSAMPKAGGEHSFVLRALGHNASFIAAWAIALGYIFVAAFEAVALPTVIEYVFPNFKFGYMWTITGWDVYASWVLIGVIGSIFITAINYRGIKGAALIQTILTVVIFIVGIMLIGGSAVSGEKELLQPLFKDGFGGLLTVMLMTPFMFVGFNVIPQTAEEMNIPYKSIGRILVFSVFLSVLFYIGIIFGVSYVLPLSIISSSSLPTADAMGAAFGSSIFAKVLIFGGLAGILTSWNAFIIGGSRVLYAMAKSKILPSWFAKIHPKYKTPANAIIFIGILTTFAPLLGRPMLVWLVDAGGLTITLAYCMVALSFIVLRKKEPNMIRPFKAGRLPIVGWISFILTIGFVILYMPGMPSQLVWPYEWMIFLGWWLIGAIFIVRMNRAENREHLKEYLNEMIDSLKSGKIDA, from the coding sequence GTGGAAAAGAAGCCTGATGTGCAGTTTGATCGAGTGTTGACACGAGTTGATGTGCTGTTTCTCGCATTCGGAGCAATGATCGGCTGGGGATGGGTTGTTTTATCAGGAGAGTGGATTATTGGTGCGGGATCAGTCGGAGCAATTATCGCATTTTTAATTGGCGGATTGCTTGTAATGTTTGTCGGCTTAACATATGCAGAGCTGTCTTCTGCGATGCCAAAAGCAGGAGGGGAGCATTCTTTTGTTTTAAGAGCTTTAGGACATAACGCTTCGTTTATCGCAGCATGGGCCATTGCCCTCGGATACATTTTTGTTGCTGCCTTTGAAGCTGTTGCTTTGCCGACAGTAATTGAATATGTTTTTCCAAACTTTAAATTTGGCTACATGTGGACGATTACAGGCTGGGATGTATATGCTTCTTGGGTACTCATTGGTGTAATCGGTTCCATTTTTATTACGGCTATAAACTACAGGGGGATAAAAGGAGCAGCCCTTATACAAACAATTCTTACAGTTGTCATATTTATTGTTGGGATCATGCTTATTGGTGGTTCAGCAGTAAGCGGTGAGAAAGAACTGCTTCAACCTCTATTTAAAGATGGCTTTGGCGGACTTTTAACAGTCATGCTAATGACGCCGTTTATGTTTGTCGGTTTTAACGTCATCCCGCAAACAGCCGAAGAAATGAACATTCCTTATAAATCGATCGGACGAATTCTAGTCTTTTCTGTATTCCTTTCCGTTCTCTTTTATATCGGCATTATTTTCGGGGTTTCTTATGTTTTGCCATTAAGTATAATTAGCAGTTCATCGCTGCCGACAGCAGATGCTATGGGCGCCGCTTTTGGAAGTTCGATCTTTGCAAAAGTACTTATCTTCGGTGGATTAGCAGGAATTTTAACAAGTTGGAACGCTTTTATTATTGGTGGGAGCCGTGTTCTGTATGCGATGGCAAAATCAAAAATTCTCCCGTCTTGGTTTGCGAAAATTCATCCAAAGTATAAAACTCCAGCGAATGCAATTATTTTTATTGGTATTTTAACGACGTTTGCCCCGCTTTTAGGTCGACCGATGCTTGTTTGGCTCGTTGATGCTGGTGGATTAACAATTACATTAGCCTATTGTATGGTTGCTTTATCGTTTATCGTCTTGAGAAAAAAGGAGCCTAATATGATTAGACCGTTTAAAGCTGGAAGGCTTCCGATCGTTGGATGGATTTCTTTCATTCTTACGATAGGTTTTGTAATACTGTACATGCCGGGTATGCCGTCTCAGCTAGTTTGGCCGTATGAATGGATGATTTTCCTCGGCTGGTGGCTTATTGGCGCCATATTTATCGTAAGGATGAACCGAGCGGAAAACAGGGAACATCTTAAAGAATATTTGAATGAAATGATAGATAGTTTGAAATCAGGAAAAATTGATGCTTAA
- a CDS encoding aldehyde dehydrogenase family protein produces the protein MKKTAIKETRNFIGGQWISAKDESIAVYNPANPEELVAVLQNSSTEEVNLAVEAAVAAKEKWGFTSGPDRAKCLEQAASLFEKYADELAELATKEMGKRLAETKGEVYRSAAILRYFAGEGFRKSGELLPSADPTNLFFAKRVPVGVVAVIAPWNFPLAIPVWKMAPALVYGNTVVFKPALEASATGARIVEIFSEAGFPPGTINLVIGRGSRIGDAIVDHKQVDAITFTGSNEVGSEIAKKAAARGAKYQLELGGKNPAIVLKDADIDLAARLVVEGAMKQSGQRCTATSRVFVEKEILSAFQEKVLAEIQSIQVGDGMNPEVTMGPVVSKRQFNSILRYIETGKREGRLLTGGKACEGLDGWYIEPTVFDRVRSDAVIAKEEIFGPVLAIIESASLDKAIQEANDSIYGLSASIFTNDLSKALYFIDRIEAGMIQVNGETGGAEPQAPFGGMKQSSSGTREQGQAAVEFFTAYKTVSIRSH, from the coding sequence ATGAAAAAGACAGCAATAAAAGAAACTAGAAACTTTATCGGTGGCCAGTGGATATCCGCTAAAGATGAATCCATTGCTGTTTACAATCCTGCAAACCCTGAAGAACTTGTTGCCGTTTTGCAAAATTCATCGACTGAGGAAGTGAATCTTGCTGTCGAGGCAGCAGTAGCAGCAAAGGAAAAATGGGGTTTTACCTCTGGTCCTGACCGAGCTAAATGCTTAGAGCAAGCAGCTAGCTTGTTCGAAAAATATGCTGATGAATTGGCTGAATTAGCAACGAAAGAAATGGGAAAACGTTTGGCTGAAACGAAAGGAGAAGTGTATCGAAGTGCAGCTATTCTCCGTTATTTTGCTGGTGAAGGATTTCGCAAGAGTGGGGAGTTGCTTCCTTCAGCCGATCCGACAAATCTATTTTTCGCAAAGCGAGTGCCTGTAGGCGTTGTCGCCGTTATTGCACCATGGAATTTCCCCCTCGCTATTCCGGTGTGGAAAATGGCTCCGGCATTAGTGTACGGAAACACGGTCGTTTTTAAACCAGCTTTAGAAGCAAGTGCAACAGGTGCTCGGATCGTAGAGATTTTTTCAGAAGCTGGGTTCCCTCCTGGCACGATAAATCTTGTCATCGGTCGAGGAAGCCGAATTGGTGATGCGATTGTTGATCATAAGCAAGTTGATGCCATTACATTTACCGGATCGAATGAAGTAGGCAGTGAAATTGCGAAAAAAGCCGCTGCCCGCGGTGCGAAATACCAGCTTGAGCTTGGTGGGAAAAATCCTGCTATCGTTTTAAAAGACGCCGACATTGATCTTGCAGCCCGCTTAGTCGTTGAAGGAGCGATGAAACAGAGCGGTCAGCGTTGTACGGCAACAAGCCGCGTGTTTGTGGAAAAAGAGATATTATCGGCTTTTCAGGAAAAAGTGCTGGCAGAAATTCAATCTATTCAAGTTGGAGACGGCATGAATCCTGAAGTAACGATGGGGCCTGTTGTCTCTAAAAGACAATTTAATTCTATACTTCGATACATTGAAACAGGGAAAAGGGAAGGTCGTCTCCTTACTGGTGGGAAGGCATGTGAAGGTCTTGACGGATGGTATATAGAGCCGACGGTATTTGATAGGGTGCGTAGTGACGCCGTAATAGCTAAAGAAGAAATTTTTGGACCAGTCCTCGCTATCATTGAATCCGCTTCGCTTGATAAGGCGATTCAAGAAGCTAACGATTCAATTTACGGATTGAGTGCTTCTATCTTTACGAATGATCTATCGAAAGCGTTGTATTTTATTGATCGCATCGAGGCTGGCATGATTCAAGTGAATGGAGAAACTGGTGGTGCAGAACCACAGGCTCCATTCGGCGGCATGAAGCAATCAAGCTCAGGAACGAGAGAACAGGGGCAAGCTGCTGTAGAATTTTTTACTGCCTATAAAACCGTTTCGATTCGATCTCATTGA
- the gabT gene encoding 4-aminobutyrate--2-oxoglutarate transaminase: MSVFQTMSTPQSEKWMERRNIAVPRGPYHVTGLFIDHAKGATVIDIDGREYIDFAGGIGVQNIGHCHPKVVEVVQRQAEEFLHPCFHVTAYESYVELAERLNTLIPGEFSKKSIFLNSGSEAVENAVKIARKYTGRQGVISFDRGYHGRTLLTMSLTSKVMPYKKGFGPFAPETYKLPYPYYYRDQHLTEDEIDDMFIKQIEHFFVAEAAPENIAAIILEPVQGEGGFVVPSKRFVKAIRDICNKHGIVMIADEIQTGFARTGKLFAMEHFDVAADLVTVSKSMGAGIPISGVVGRAEIMDAPLGGQLGGTFAGSPLGCAAALAVLDVIQEENLVERSRMLGEKMQARLRAMQKKNEIIGDVRGLGSMCAIELVKDRKLMTPAKEETAYIVANGWKRGAIFLSAGIDSNVLRFLPPLVMTDDQLESGFDILEKLLAEVQNGGNNE; encoded by the coding sequence ATGTCAGTTTTTCAAACAATGTCTACACCCCAATCAGAAAAGTGGATGGAAAGAAGAAATATTGCTGTTCCCAGAGGACCGTATCATGTTACTGGCTTGTTTATAGACCATGCTAAAGGAGCAACTGTCATTGATATCGATGGCCGTGAATACATCGATTTTGCTGGCGGAATAGGTGTTCAAAATATCGGTCATTGCCATCCAAAGGTTGTTGAAGTAGTACAACGTCAGGCAGAAGAGTTTCTTCATCCATGCTTTCATGTGACTGCATACGAGTCTTATGTTGAGCTTGCAGAACGTTTAAATACATTAATACCAGGTGAATTTTCTAAAAAATCAATTTTTTTAAATAGTGGTTCAGAAGCTGTAGAAAATGCGGTTAAAATCGCCCGTAAATATACTGGACGCCAAGGAGTGATTTCTTTTGACCGGGGCTATCACGGCCGGACACTTCTTACAATGTCGCTAACAAGTAAGGTGATGCCTTATAAAAAAGGCTTCGGTCCGTTTGCCCCGGAAACGTATAAACTCCCTTATCCTTATTATTATCGCGATCAACATCTGACAGAAGACGAAATTGATGACATGTTCATTAAACAAATAGAACATTTTTTTGTTGCTGAAGCTGCTCCAGAAAATATTGCCGCAATTATACTTGAGCCTGTACAGGGAGAAGGCGGTTTTGTCGTACCATCGAAACGTTTTGTAAAGGCAATTCGCGACATTTGCAATAAGCATGGCATTGTGATGATCGCCGATGAAATTCAGACCGGATTTGCTAGGACAGGGAAGCTATTTGCGATGGAACATTTCGATGTAGCGGCTGATCTTGTTACTGTTTCAAAATCGATGGGTGCTGGTATTCCAATTAGCGGTGTTGTCGGTCGAGCCGAGATCATGGATGCACCTCTAGGAGGGCAGCTTGGCGGAACATTTGCTGGAAGTCCTCTAGGCTGTGCTGCTGCATTAGCTGTTCTTGATGTTATCCAAGAGGAAAATCTCGTTGAACGAAGCCGAATGCTCGGTGAGAAGATGCAGGCACGTCTTAGAGCGATGCAAAAAAAAAACGAAATAATTGGAGATGTCCGCGGCCTTGGATCAATGTGTGCTATTGAGCTCGTAAAGGATCGTAAATTGATGACGCCAGCCAAGGAGGAAACGGCTTATATTGTAGCGAATGGCTGGAAACGGGGAGCTATTTTTCTAAGTGCAGGTATTGATAGTAATGTTCTTCGCTTCTTACCTCCTCTCGTTATGACTGATGATCAACTTGAAAGCGGTTTCGACATTTTAGAAAAACTATTAGCTGAAGTGCAAAATGGAGGGAACAACGAATGA
- a CDS encoding CaiB/BaiF CoA transferase family protein, whose protein sequence is MAGALEGIRILDMTRVLAGPYSTMILGDLGADVIKVEAPGGSDDTRFWGPPFQNGASAYYVCANRNKRSITVNLKTEKGKEVIRRLAKTADVVIHNFKTGTMEKFGLCYEKLSTINPRLIYCSITGFGETGPNSHLPGYDYIIQAMSGWMSITGTEESGPLKVGVAVTDIFTGLYAAIAIQAALLARGKTNKGQKIDLSLFDSAISTLVNVASNYLMTGKVPRRLGNDHPNIVPYSTYEASDGKLVIAVGNDRQFQSLCELFSDPEIGRDPRFQTNAGRLQFREELNQRLNKEIRKKSKAVWQQLLSKKGVPCGPVNTMEQLFQDPQTAAREMQVSMDHPEVGNIKLVGSPLKMSDTKVSYRLPPPLAGEHNEEIFKEIGLKQKAIITKTEE, encoded by the coding sequence ATGGCAGGAGCTCTTGAAGGCATCCGTATTCTCGATATGACCAGGGTTCTCGCGGGACCATATTCGACAATGATTCTTGGCGATTTAGGCGCAGATGTCATTAAAGTGGAAGCTCCCGGCGGATCTGATGACACACGATTCTGGGGACCGCCTTTTCAAAATGGCGCAAGTGCTTATTATGTATGTGCAAACCGTAATAAACGTAGTATTACTGTTAATTTAAAAACGGAAAAAGGGAAAGAAGTCATTCGCCGTCTAGCGAAAACCGCTGATGTTGTCATCCATAACTTTAAAACTGGAACTATGGAGAAATTTGGACTTTGCTATGAGAAGCTGTCTACTATTAATCCGCGCCTTATTTATTGCTCGATTACCGGATTTGGGGAAACAGGTCCAAATAGTCATCTGCCAGGGTACGACTACATTATCCAAGCGATGAGCGGATGGATGAGTATTACGGGAACAGAAGAATCTGGACCATTAAAAGTCGGTGTTGCTGTTACAGATATTTTTACTGGGCTTTATGCCGCAATTGCTATCCAAGCCGCACTGCTTGCACGTGGTAAAACGAACAAGGGACAAAAAATTGATTTATCACTTTTTGATTCAGCTATCAGCACACTCGTTAACGTTGCATCAAACTACTTAATGACTGGTAAAGTCCCAAGACGCCTTGGGAACGATCATCCAAATATCGTTCCATACTCCACTTACGAAGCAAGCGACGGTAAGCTTGTGATCGCTGTTGGAAACGATCGACAATTTCAGTCGCTATGTGAACTATTTTCGGATCCTGAAATTGGCCGCGATCCCCGCTTTCAAACAAACGCCGGGAGGCTACAGTTTCGTGAAGAGCTGAATCAACGTTTAAATAAGGAAATTCGTAAAAAATCAAAAGCTGTATGGCAGCAGCTCCTTTCAAAAAAAGGAGTGCCCTGCGGACCAGTGAATACGATGGAGCAACTGTTTCAAGATCCGCAAACGGCGGCTAGAGAAATGCAAGTTTCAATGGACCATCCAGAAGTCGGAAACATCAAGCTTGTCGGAAGCCCGCTAAAAATGTCGGATACGAAAGTATCTTATCGCCTGCCCCCACCACTTGCCGGGGAGCATAATGAAGAAATTTTTAAAGAAATAGGCTTAAAACAGAAAGCGATCATAACAAAAACGGAGGAATAA
- a CDS encoding acyl-CoA dehydrogenase family protein codes for MMNFDFSEEQEMLRSTVRKFVDKEIIPYMQEWDERGYFDTNIMKRLADLNLMGVCIPEKYGGAGMDYNSLAIVCEELERGDTAFRTAVSVHTGLNSMTLLQWGSEEQKQKYLVPQAKGEKIGAFGLTEPGAGSDVAALKTTAVRDGNDYILNGQKTWISLCDLADHFIVFAYTDKAKKHHGISAFIVERTMPGFSSKAIKGKLGIRSGNTGEIFFDHIRVPKENLLGEEGEGFKIAMSALDNGRFTVAAGAVGLIMASLEASLKYCHERETFGKEIGRHQLVQQMIANMEAGLQMSRLLVYRAGVLKNQGKRNTRETSLAKWQACDFANKAADDAVQIHGAYGYSSEYPVERYLRNSKAPVIYEGTREIHTIMQAEYVLGYRKDKQLRSMLPEWSPESVTL; via the coding sequence ATGATGAACTTTGACTTTTCTGAAGAACAGGAAATGCTTCGCAGCACCGTTAGAAAATTCGTTGACAAAGAAATTATCCCTTATATGCAAGAATGGGATGAACGCGGCTATTTCGATACAAACATTATGAAACGTTTAGCCGACTTAAATCTTATGGGTGTTTGTATCCCTGAAAAATATGGCGGTGCCGGGATGGACTATAATTCGCTTGCCATCGTCTGTGAAGAGCTTGAGCGCGGCGATACTGCTTTTCGGACAGCCGTTTCTGTCCATACCGGGCTTAACAGTATGACCCTCCTTCAATGGGGCTCAGAAGAACAAAAGCAAAAATATCTCGTTCCACAAGCAAAAGGGGAAAAGATCGGTGCATTCGGGTTAACAGAACCAGGTGCAGGCTCTGACGTTGCTGCGCTTAAAACAACAGCAGTCCGCGATGGAAATGACTATATTCTGAATGGACAAAAAACATGGATCTCCCTTTGTGACCTCGCTGACCACTTTATTGTGTTTGCCTATACAGACAAAGCGAAAAAACATCATGGCATTTCTGCCTTTATCGTTGAACGCACAATGCCCGGTTTTTCTTCTAAAGCCATTAAAGGGAAGCTTGGGATTCGCTCAGGCAACACCGGAGAAATTTTCTTTGATCATATTCGCGTCCCTAAAGAAAACCTTCTTGGTGAAGAAGGAGAAGGTTTCAAAATTGCAATGTCAGCGCTTGATAATGGCCGCTTTACTGTTGCTGCTGGAGCTGTCGGTCTCATTATGGCTAGCCTTGAAGCAAGCTTAAAGTATTGTCATGAAAGGGAAACTTTCGGTAAAGAGATCGGCCGCCATCAACTCGTTCAACAAATGATTGCAAATATGGAAGCAGGACTTCAAATGAGCCGTCTTCTCGTCTACCGTGCCGGCGTTTTGAAAAATCAAGGAAAACGAAACACCCGAGAAACTTCGCTTGCAAAGTGGCAAGCTTGCGACTTCGCCAACAAAGCCGCAGATGACGCTGTGCAAATCCACGGAGCATATGGCTATTCAAGTGAATACCCAGTGGAGCGCTACTTAAGAAATTCAAAAGCACCGGTTATTTACGAAGGTACTCGAGAAATTCATACGATTATGCAAGCAGAATACGTGCTCGGCTATCGGAAAGATAAGCAGCTGCGAAGTATGCTCCCAGAATGGTCTCCCGAATCAGTTACATTGTAG